The Nostoc sp. NIES-3756 DNA window AGGATAAACCGCAGATTTTACAACCAGGACAAGTTTTAACAGTGGAGCCTGGATTGTATATTGTTCCAGATACAAAACTAGCAGAAGACCAGCCAGTCACAGACCCCCGTTGGGTAGGAATTGGGATTCGTATTGAGGATGATGTATTAGTGACACCTACAGGACATGAGGTGTTAACGGCTGGAGTTCCTAAGGAAGTGGCTGAAATGGAGAGATGAGGGAGAGGGGGGAGATGAGGAGGATGAGGGAAATACTCTTCTGACTTTTCACGGGCTGAAAGACCCCTCTCCAAACCTCTCACGCCAGTTTGCTCTCTGCGAGACGCTGCGTGAACAAGTCGGGAAACCTGCCCACGCAACAGGCTCCCCTAAAAGGAGCTACGGTGTACACACATCTTTGTGCTGGATGCAAAATGTGGCTTGATCCCCCTAAATCCCCCTTAAAAAGGGGGGTTAGGGTAGGGCTAATTCATTGTGAAAAGAGAAAAAAGCTGTTCCAGATCATGACATAGAAATCTCTGTGCTTTGGTCAATGAGCGATAACCCTTTGCACGGAGTAGATTAATCACAAAAGTACGAATAATAGACCAGTTAGTAGCAGCATTATAGGCACAAAAAGGTGCAGTGTCTTCCCCAAACACAACATCTTTGACCCAATGCAATCCGTTTTCAATGTCCCGGTGTCCACGAATAGCTTGAGCAAAATGGATAGCAGATGTTTTGAGACTACTAAGATAGTAACTAATTGTTTCAAAAGATTGCCCATCTCTAATACCCTGACGCTCAACAACAATCAAACTTTGCGCCTTTTCCCAACTGGGGTCAATACCATCTATGAGTTCATAAACTTTGACAGTACGTTGAACAACACGTCCACGTGTGCGTTCGATTTGAATGTCAATAGTATTTGGGAGAAGTTGTTTTGCCAGTGTTTGTGCATAACTCAAGAGTTTGGGTTGATTACCCTTGATGCCTACTAAGTAATCATTACCACTGTTAACAATTAACTGCACAGTTTTTTTTGACAATGCAAAGCATCACATGTAAACACTACACCAGTGAAATTCAAAGTTTCTAATAGTTTTTCTAAAACTTTGATTTCACTTTGTTCATGGTTCTGGAATTGCTTGAGGGCAACGACCACTCCTTGCTGATGGCTATACACTGAGACGACGTTGACAAAGTTTTGGTAGGACTGATTGTATGCTTTAACTGTACTTTTGATGCTTTTTCCATCCACTGCTAACCAAGAACCTGGACCGAGGTGAGTCCCAGCTTTTGCCCACGTCACAAAGCAGTCTGTAAGTTTTTCAAAATCTAATTGCTCAAACAGTCGCCGAAATGTTGAGTCACTCGGTAAACGTTTGTATGTTATCCCTAACTTTTCGGACAATGCTGCATAATGTCGCACACAAAAGTCTTCTAGTGCAGCATATCCATAGCACTCACTCAACGTTCCTAAAATCACTAATAATAGCATCACCCATAATGGATAACGTTTTCCACGAGGAGCGCGATAGTCTTCTATGCCTTGTAATGCCGCTATCAAACTACTCATTTGACATCAAAATATACTTAGGGTAGAAGTTATTTCTAGTTTAATTTTTCTCTCTTTACAATGAATTAGCCCTACTAGGGTTAGGGGGGATCTAAACGTTGTGGGACTAGGTTATAAGACTTGTGTGTACACCGTAGCCTAAAAGGAGAGAGGCTTTAGTTGCTCCCCCTTCCATTGAAGGGAAGGGGGCTGGGGGTTAGGTCTGACGTTAACTTTTCCACATGACGTGAAAACTCAGAGAAATTCTTACTCACAATTCACAACTCAGCGCGCTGCTCATCGCCCCGCTACCGCTAACAGCACTCATCACTGAAAATGATATAAGGATGAAATGAATAACTTGATTAAAAGACTACTGATTTTAGTCAGTGTGGGAATGATTTTATTATGTTTGATGGGTTGTGAGCGCTTTCTTAGTACAACTGGGGACTTGGTGGAACGAGTTAGTGACGGTGATACTTTAGTTGTCAGAGATAGTGAGGGGAAGAAAGTTACTGTCCGGTTTGCTTGTGTGGATGCGCCAGAAATTGCTCATACTAATAAAGAGAAGCAAAGTAAACGCTCTAGAGATCGTGATCAATTTGGTTGGGGTGTGAAAGCACAAGCACGGGTGCAACAATTGGTAAAACAAGCAGGCGATCGCGTTAAATTGAATATTACTGATAGCGATCATTATGGACGTAAGGTTGCTGAGGTGCGATTAAAAGATGGTACTCTTGTACAACAAGTACTATTACAGGAAGGTTTAGCCAAAGTCTACCGCCCCTATTTAAACAAGTGTCCTAGCAAAGAAATAGTGCAGCAAGCTGAGGCTAAAGCTCAACAACAAAAACTAGGTATTTGGGGAGATCCTAAATTTGTCAATCCTTGGGAATATCGTAGCTTAAAATGACTAGCAATCATCAACTAAGTAGAAAGACTTAATAAAATTTAAGTTAGTAGTAAGGGCTTTAGCCCAGGAAAACTTTGCAAGAGAGCGATTTATCGATTACTACGAACAAAACTTTATTTTATATTTAATTATGTCTACTTACTTAGTAGCATAAAGTAGTAACAGATGAAGAAGTCCTGAGTTACTCGACTAAAATACGTCACTGTAAGCTTGTAACTTGTAACCTGTAACCTCTACTCTGAACATAGCTGATAAGCTGAATGTGAATCAAATTTTCCAGGCAGGATTTTGTGTATTACTGCCTCTAATTCCTCAATCAAGTAGGGTTTGCAGATGTAGTCATCAAAACCTGCGCTCATAATTGTTTTTTGATCTTCTCGAGTAGATAAAGCTGTCACAGCCACTACTGGAATATGTTTAGTTAAAGGTTGTTGCTTAAGCTGACGTACAACCTCAAGCCCATTTAAGCTTGGTAGTAAGATATCCAACATAATTAGATCGGGTTGGTACTCTTTTGCCACAAGTACAGTTGCAAAACTGTCTTTTTGGCAAATGTATCTACAGCCAAGTGACTCAAGCGTATAACTAATAAGCAATAGACTGTCATCATGATCTTCAACTGCCAAAACTAAAGGCTGCTGACTGTATTGCTTGTTTTCCTCACTTATTAGTGAATTTGTTAGATACATTTCTTCTCCAGGAGATGCCATTGAGATTTCTGCTCATTACTTGTACAAACAGGCAAAATATCCATAACTAGGACAGGGTAGAGCTAACTTTTCAGGCTGGCTTATATTTTGCTGTGGCCAAGTTGGACACTGTTGTCGAACTAGTAGGCAGGTACAAGAACTTTATTTTAGTCAGTTGGGCATATATCTAAGGATTGATTATACGCAAACCTACAGAAATACTTCCTGCTAACTTTATGATAACTTGTTATACAAAATCCGGCTTAACTGTGCCATCCTTGGTGTTATTGATTTCCATGTCAATTTAAGCTACATCCTTACCAGTAATAACACTACTAAATATGTAGTGTATGTTGAGTTAGTTACTTAATTAGGGTTTCACCGGGAGCAGCAGCTTTGAAAAGAGATGATTGCTCATTGATTCTTTGTAGTACGTGTGTTACAATGTCAACTACATGGAAATGAAGATAATTCAGTATACTCAGGAAAAGTAATGTAAAGCTTACGATGTCAAGTTTTGATTTGCTTCCACATTTTGTACCAGTTTATTTAGTGTATGTCTTAGCCGCGATCGCCTCACACCAAAAGTGGTAAATATTAAATCTAGTAGAATATTTACCAACTTTGCCATTCAATACTAGTGGGCATAACCAGAAAAATCAACATTGATAATTTCTAGAATTGTTTCATTTTTCATCAAAAATACATGATACAAGCAGGAAATAATCACTACCAAACAATTGCTGAGATAGAATATCTAATTAATGGATTTAATCAATGTACCTTGCCTCGTTCCTTGTGGAATCACCACGCTCATTTAAGTATTGCGCTTTGGTATTTGCTGCACTACGATCAACCAATAGCGATTAAACTTATTCGTGAAGGAATACAGCAATATAACAGCGCTATGAATATTAAAACTAGTAAAAATGGTGGTTATCACGAAACTATAACCCTATTCTGGATTTATCTAGTTAATTCCTATGTAGCTCTTGTTAAAACAACCAAAAATTTGGACAGTGATTCATTATTAAATTTATTTAATGATTTAATTCATATCTATGGTAATAAAAAGCTGCCCTTTGAATACTACAGTCGAGATTTATTAATGTCATCTGAAGCTCGACAAATTTGGGTAGATCCTGATTTAAAAGCTATACCGATAATATGGCAATTATCAATAAGTAGTAGATATTCTTATCTAGTGAGTAATAATTTTTGATAGCCGAAAGCCGAAAGCCGAAAGCCTTTAAAATATTATTTAATTTTTGAATCAACTTTGTCTATCTTAATTTATTTCTTGTTTATTGCCTGTTGAAAAAGGTTATTTATAGAGTTAAATAAAATCACTATAGCTAAATAAAACTAAAAACGAATTATTTAATTAAAAAATATAAATTTATTCTAATTTTATTTAGCTACCAGTATAATTTTAATTCAATAGATCCCATCAATTTTTTAAATAAATAGAACTTAATCACTATTTAGGTAAATATGGAATTTGATTACTTCAGAAGCAATGATAATAGTCAGAATAATCAAAATCGGCAAAATTTACTGGCTAGTGGTTGGCGACCACTGAACCGAGACTTAGACTGGGGATTCTTATGTCAACTACTACATAGTGATACAAGAGAATTAACGCAAAAATCTTTAAATATCGCTAGTAATCTTGCGGAAATTTTGGGTAGAAAAAATTATACATGGTGGGCTAATATATTAAGTTTGGTATCAGAAAATACACGCTACGAAATTGAAAAATATTGGAATTATATAACCCCTGATCCACAATCACCAGACCATCGGTATAAGGATGTTTTAAGTACAGAAACTCCCATACTACAATTTGTTAGCCGCAATAGTATTCCTATTGATTATGTTCTCAACAGACTGCAAGAAATTACGGTCTTGCGTCTCTTAGAATTATTAGGCCGTCCCAATATCATTACTCAATATTATTCAGAAAGAGATTTTTATTACCCTGTAGAAAAGTTTATTAATTGGGAACGTATAGACGTTATTAATACAGTTTATGCTTATTGGTCACAACACGATGTTTGGCTTCAAGCTGAAACTTACGATCGCGGACGGCGACAATATACTCTAATGTCGAGAAATTTATCACCCTTAGTTAACAAAGCTACTCAAGATTTAGCTGTAATGCTGAGTGGTTATCAAAGCCGTGTAGGGAAAGTTTTCAGTCAATTCTCTATTCGGACTTTTCCCGCAGACATTCAAAGTTTTACTGATACAGTACAGCAGGCTATACTCAATCAAAATCAGCTAGCAGTTGTAGTTCACGGAGAACCAGGAACAGGAAAAACAGCTTGGACACAAGCTATAGCTAAAGAAATTCTTGTACCTTTAGGGTATGTGATTTTTATTTTGGATCACGATGCTATTACTAATTTTGTCCCACCAACTTATTTAGAAAGAATTTGTATCATCATCAATGAAGCTGACAATTTAGCACAAAATCGGGC harbors:
- a CDS encoding response regulator, which encodes MYLTNSLISEENKQYSQQPLVLAVEDHDDSLLLISYTLESLGCRYICQKDSFATVLVAKEYQPDLIMLDILLPSLNGLEVVRQLKQQPLTKHIPVVAVTALSTREDQKTIMSAGFDDYICKPYLIEELEAVIHKILPGKFDSHSAYQLCSE
- a CDS encoding AAA family ATPase, with the translated sequence MEFDYFRSNDNSQNNQNRQNLLASGWRPLNRDLDWGFLCQLLHSDTRELTQKSLNIASNLAEILGRKNYTWWANILSLVSENTRYEIEKYWNYITPDPQSPDHRYKDVLSTETPILQFVSRNSIPIDYVLNRLQEITVLRLLELLGRPNIITQYYSERDFYYPVEKFINWERIDVINTVYAYWSQHDVWLQAETYDRGRRQYTLMSRNLSPLVNKATQDLAVMLSGYQSRVGKVFSQFSIRTFPADIQSFTDTVQQAILNQNQLAVVVHGEPGTGKTAWTQAIAKEILVPLGYVIFILDHDAITNFVPPTYLERICIIINEADNLAQNRAFEVAQYSNKTEHILSLLDGTLYQSVIDEAGIHLKQRLVVLMTCNTTERLDPAMLRKGRVDLMYEFTQRFV
- a CDS encoding thermonuclease family protein — encoded protein: MNNLIKRLLILVSVGMILLCLMGCERFLSTTGDLVERVSDGDTLVVRDSEGKKVTVRFACVDAPEIAHTNKEKQSKRSRDRDQFGWGVKAQARVQQLVKQAGDRVKLNITDSDHYGRKVAEVRLKDGTLVQQVLLQEGLAKVYRPYLNKCPSKEIVQQAEAKAQQQKLGIWGDPKFVNPWEYRSLK